From a region of the Butyrivibrio sp. AE3004 genome:
- a CDS encoding tyrosine-type recombinase/integrase, whose protein sequence is MKIDWTLPQTLSLEEIEKLIDTAENIRNKAIIALVYSSGLRAGEVVRLAPGDIYMSTMQVHVRNSKNRGDHYQYSGQVHGLLFPCLLK, encoded by the coding sequence ATGAAGATTGATTGGACATTACCACAAACTCTTTCTTTGGAAGAAATTGAAAAACTAATAGACACTGCTGAAAATATCAGGAACAAAGCCATAATAGCTCTTGTCTATTCTTCAGGACTACGTGCAGGTGAAGTTGTCAGGCTTGCACCTGGCGATATTTACATGAGCACTATGCAGGTTCACGTACGCAACAGCAAAAATCGAGGAGATCATTATCAATATTCAGGCCAAGTACATGGCCTCCTTTTTCCCTGTCTTTTGAAATAA
- a CDS encoding DUF5688 family protein encodes MDLISGIQLMHEDAVKNAPEIRPIVIQGMAEVLAKSMGVEDLEMMGLNILPEQEQMFVASVPGNVHGAGVIAYEDFKDKASERVGDQSFFILPSSIHELLIIPDNGNFDLKGKRHVLSFFDTIRIVK; translated from the coding sequence ATGGACTTAATCTCTGGGATACAGCTTATGCATGAGGATGCTGTAAAGAATGCTCCGGAGATCAGACCTATCGTTATTCAGGGGATGGCGGAAGTACTTGCTAAATCAATGGGAGTTGAGGATCTTGAAATGATGGGGCTCAATATTCTACCAGAGCAGGAGCAGATGTTTGTTGCATCAGTTCCGGGAAATGTTCATGGCGCCGGAGTCATTGCTTATGAGGATTTCAAGGATAAGGCATCTGAGCGCGTAGGTGATCAGTCTTTCTTTATTTTGCCAAGTTCTATTCATGAGCTGCTGATCATTCCTGACAACGGGAACTTTGATCTTAAAGGAAAGCGACATGTGCTTTCCTTTTTTGATACAATAAGAATAGTGAAATAG
- a CDS encoding helix-turn-helix domain-containing protein encodes MSGGTENTAGKRIRQKRKELGLSQEELAERMNVTAALISNYENDKVDIKTSVMRELAGILGTSVAYLMDGAPEIDPDIMNLIRIYITLGKPNVRKVALEQMRILNGI; translated from the coding sequence ATGTCTGGGGGAACAGAAAATACAGCCGGAAAAAGAATAAGGCAAAAGAGAAAGGAACTTGGGCTATCACAGGAAGAGCTGGCAGAGCGCATGAATGTGACGGCTGCACTCATATCCAATTACGAAAATGACAAAGTGGATATCAAGACCAGTGTCATGCGTGAACTCGCCGGTATCCTGGGCACATCTGTAGCTTATCTTATGGATGGGGCTCCGGAGATTGACCCTGATATCATGAACCTAATAAGGATTTACATAACTCTTGGAAAACCAAATGTCCGGAAAGTTGCCCTGGAGCAGATGAGAATCTTAAATGGGATTTAA
- a CDS encoding DUF6462 family protein: protein MIANMNIEGLEALCEGKFKKLPQCMNPARERYIRKTDASLVYPFGRHVIDDIASKAGAIIPIRGCIAYDTDRINKYLDDMRLPAE from the coding sequence ATGATAGCAAATATGAATATTGAAGGACTTGAAGCTTTATGTGAAGGGAAGTTTAAGAAACTGCCACAGTGCATGAATCCTGCAAGGGAGCGGTATATAAGGAAAACAGATGCATCACTTGTATATCCATTCGGGCGACACGTGATAGATGATATAGCATCCAAGGCAGGTGCAATCATCCCCATCAGGGGATGCATTGCATATGATACGGACAGGATAAATAAGTACCTGGATGATATGAGGCTGCCTGCGGAATGA
- a CDS encoding DUF6462 family protein: MNTNIKFEGVEILSKGDYKKLPQCFNPGREKYIRKTDASMVYPLGRHAIDDIEQKAGAVIPVRGCVLYDTERINKYLDSFRLEAM, translated from the coding sequence ATGAATACAAATATCAAATTTGAAGGAGTAGAAATCTTAAGCAAAGGTGATTATAAAAAGTTGCCGCAATGCTTTAATCCTGGAAGGGAAAAATATATCAGAAAAACAGATGCATCCATGGTCTATCCATTAGGCAGACATGCGATTGATGATATAGAGCAGAAGGCTGGGGCAGTGATACCTGTAAGAGGGTGTGTCCTGTATGATACTGAGCGTATCAATAAATATCTTGATAGTTTCAGACTTGAGGCAATGTGA
- a CDS encoding DUF4869 domain-containing protein: MLKIYYGDLKADNYIFNPDVFFNNSYEDEWITDPFSVEMIKDIDQSDVLGAKVIDSPFLGSIPVERLSGGVKTLILMNNDSEHIFNASACGDNCAKWILEIAKKKDLTIRLGYLMDFGKDDFSIEIVNLGKEVHNALELTEAVLDNHLI, from the coding sequence ATGCTAAAGATATATTACGGTGATCTCAAAGCGGATAATTATATTTTCAATCCAGACGTGTTTTTTAACAACAGTTATGAGGATGAATGGATTACGGATCCCTTTTCTGTAGAGATGATAAAGGATATAGATCAGTCAGATGTCCTGGGGGCTAAAGTGATAGATAGTCCTTTTTTGGGATCCATTCCTGTAGAAAGACTTTCAGGTGGCGTAAAGACACTGATACTAATGAATAATGATTCAGAGCACATTTTCAATGCCTCGGCTTGTGGGGATAACTGTGCCAAATGGATACTTGAGATTGCAAAAAAGAAGGATCTTACTATCAGATTAGGTTATCTGATGGATTTCGGCAAGGATGATTTTTCAATAGAAATAGTCAATCTTGGGAAAGAAGTCCACAATGCACTGGAGCTTACTGAAGCAGTGCTGGACAATCATTTAATATAG
- a CDS encoding DUF6462 family protein, with translation MRTLRKKWLRYRDAEIVYSLEHKKILEMADQAGAIYRREGTVLINRDIFDE, from the coding sequence ATGCGTACCTTGAGGAAAAAGTGGCTCAGATATAGGGATGCAGAAATTGTTTACAGCCTTGAGCATAAGAAAATTCTTGAGATGGCAGACCAGGCAGGAGCGATTTACAGAAGAGAAGGAACCGTTCTGATCAACAGAGACATCTTTGATGAATGA
- a CDS encoding AAA family ATPase has translation MLVKLSVENFKSFDQKEELSMISSSKMQGNKSHRVKIKQTQLLKNAIVYGANASGKSNLVVAFAFIKAALMEGLPVGSANDFCRNRQENKNRESVFEIQFTVGDTFYAYGFSAILSQRRITEEWLNELMQDGSAHQLFIREGSNAPVLGETVKMSASEKRRFSVYSEDFAGQDAQLFLTEMNRGKKYPENSRLTFFVEAFSWIMNNIIVINPNMGISNTEAYYNDESLDNISKLIQTFDTGVTEIRTRQITIDEMGKMIPAEVVQGIFSQLKAQLQMSNLPSIQMTWRVEGGFFNIRIIEGEEPEISTLVLRHGKSVFDFNFSEESDGTKRLFDLIDMLLTERPDTVFVVDELERSLHPKLTEHFLKLFMEAHDGVRMQLVFTTHEDTIMDQSLFRRDEIWFVERDADNASKIYSLDRFKERYDKKLSKAYLEGRYGAIPVFRQFPFRKGAERPGDVRPARIETERR, from the coding sequence ATGCTGGTCAAATTGTCTGTAGAAAACTTTAAATCGTTTGATCAAAAGGAAGAATTATCAATGATTTCTTCCAGTAAAATGCAGGGAAATAAGAGCCATCGTGTGAAGATCAAGCAGACACAATTGTTGAAGAATGCAATTGTTTATGGAGCTAATGCTTCTGGCAAATCTAATCTTGTTGTGGCATTTGCTTTTATTAAAGCCGCTTTAATGGAGGGGCTACCGGTTGGATCAGCAAATGATTTTTGCAGGAACCGACAGGAAAATAAAAATCGCGAAAGTGTATTTGAAATCCAGTTTACTGTGGGTGATACTTTTTATGCCTATGGTTTTTCTGCAATACTCAGTCAAAGAAGGATTACTGAGGAATGGTTGAATGAACTTATGCAGGATGGAAGTGCGCATCAACTGTTTATAAGGGAAGGCAGCAATGCACCGGTTCTTGGGGAAACTGTTAAGATGTCTGCTTCTGAGAAGCGCAGATTCAGCGTTTATTCAGAGGACTTTGCAGGTCAGGATGCGCAGCTGTTTTTGACTGAGATGAACCGCGGAAAGAAATACCCTGAAAATTCCAGGCTTACATTCTTTGTGGAAGCTTTCAGCTGGATCATGAATAATATAATAGTTATCAATCCTAACATGGGTATTTCAAATACTGAAGCATATTATAATGATGAATCTTTGGATAATATCAGTAAACTGATCCAGACTTTTGATACTGGTGTTACAGAGATAAGGACCAGGCAGATTACAATAGATGAGATGGGCAAGATGATTCCTGCAGAAGTCGTTCAGGGAATCTTTTCACAGTTAAAAGCTCAGCTGCAGATGAGTAATCTTCCGAGTATTCAGATGACTTGGAGAGTTGAAGGCGGTTTCTTCAATATTCGTATTATAGAGGGAGAAGAGCCAGAGATTTCAACTCTTGTTCTGAGGCATGGTAAATCAGTTTTTGATTTTAATTTCTCTGAGGAGTCAGATGGTACAAAGAGATTATTTGATCTGATAGATATGCTTCTTACAGAGCGCCCGGATACAGTATTTGTTGTTGACGAGTTGGAGCGCAGTTTGCATCCAAAGCTTACAGAGCATTTTCTGAAGCTTTTCATGGAGGCTCATGATGGTGTGAGAATGCAGCTTGTGTTTACAACACATGAAGATACAATAATGGATCAGAGTCTTTTCCGCAGGGATGAGATATGGTTTGTGGAAAGAGATGCTGATAATGCCAGCAAGATTTATTCTCTTGATAGATTTAAGGAAAGATATGACAAGAAGCTGAGTAAAGCCTATCTTGAAGGAAGATATGGTGCTATTCCTGTGTTCAGGCAGTTTCCTTTCCGGAAGGGCGCTGAACGTCCGGGGGACGTTCGCCCAGCGCGGATCGAAACGGAGAGGAGATAA
- a CDS encoding AAA family ATPase codes for MNHSESIFLSANADAIETACWFKNILLPGTVPEDQDGNPAGRDEDIKIMRDPRFVDIFRMVDYSICRIEADNDKPYGKSLIIRRDAEGNEIRRELQQDSTGVREFFAWAVQIFRVVYENRVVFADEMDRVLNPILSDRVVAFVNGAEHKGQFIFSTHNVLHLNLKTYMKEQIYFVTKSKDSLTSELYSLADFPEVRYETAKVYEFYMKGILGGTAFE; via the coding sequence TTGAACCATTCAGAAAGTATTTTTTTATCTGCGAATGCGGATGCTATAGAGACTGCATGCTGGTTCAAAAATATTCTTCTCCCGGGTACGGTTCCGGAAGACCAGGACGGAAATCCTGCTGGCAGGGATGAGGACATCAAGATCATGAGGGATCCCCGATTTGTGGATATTTTCCGAATGGTTGACTACAGTATATGCAGAATAGAAGCGGATAATGACAAGCCTTATGGGAAGTCATTGATAATTAGAAGAGACGCTGAGGGCAATGAAATCCGAAGAGAACTTCAGCAGGATTCAACCGGCGTAAGAGAGTTCTTTGCATGGGCTGTCCAGATATTCAGGGTAGTATATGAGAACAGGGTTGTATTTGCAGATGAGATGGACAGAGTACTTAATCCAATTCTATCAGACAGAGTTGTGGCGTTTGTTAACGGCGCGGAACATAAGGGACAGTTTATCTTCTCAACGCATAACGTGCTTCATCTGAACCTGAAGACCTACATGAAGGAACAGATCTATTTTGTGACAAAGAGTAAGGATAGTCTTACTTCTGAGCTGTATTCACTTGCAGATTTTCCCGAGGTAAGATACGAGACCGCCAAAGTCTATGAGTTTTACATGAAGGGCATATTGGGAGGTACAGCTTTTGAGTAG
- a CDS encoding ATP-grasp domain-containing protein produces MKQIVFYCSGRNELPPPRIDGIQFFPERASMWDELSKRLPDVSISVWFTPPGEFAVDMGNIQTNETVSAYKPVRSPERVAYRFLDGTESVEEIAGKIAETHPDVAVAFSIPIMPYDWSALRDAMVGEELRRRGIKTISHSTRFALESFQKEKCTDFLRRNGFNVAGSIMVQNSLFHVHVTDPSIPQNAYREFIFREIRKLRFPVVIKPTVFSGAVGFTVSHNFDDAVKVLDEWKLDSDILVEEQIDGEIFGIEIYGAEGHYHVTEPVIFSVDGDATAEGLDIVKEGPVTDEKYHIPHLKAEMIRMSDLYGLNGFAQADLIFSQGKWYIIEINPRYTLMSDISAAIEGKDIISLYGELATGQIGDAKDNQRSFAIDFKTRLLDREEICRLCEKYSCIVSVMRVQTAVSSVGSAEYCEFVMAGEEQKKLRSDMRAIKGEIREE; encoded by the coding sequence ATGAAGCAAATAGTTTTTTACTGTTCCGGAAGAAATGAGTTGCCACCGCCGAGAATCGATGGAATACAGTTCTTTCCTGAAAGAGCATCCATGTGGGATGAACTGTCGAAACGCTTGCCAGACGTAAGCATTTCTGTTTGGTTTACACCGCCGGGAGAGTTTGCTGTTGATATGGGGAACATCCAAACGAACGAAACCGTATCTGCGTACAAGCCGGTCAGAAGCCCGGAACGTGTCGCATACAGGTTTCTGGACGGAACGGAGTCAGTAGAAGAGATTGCCGGGAAAATCGCGGAGACGCATCCTGATGTGGCCGTTGCTTTTTCGATTCCTATTATGCCGTATGACTGGTCGGCGCTGAGAGATGCGATGGTCGGCGAAGAGCTCCGCAGGAGGGGGATTAAGACTATCTCGCACAGCACCAGATTTGCTCTTGAATCTTTTCAAAAGGAAAAATGTACAGATTTTCTTCGCAGAAATGGTTTTAATGTTGCCGGAAGCATTATGGTTCAAAACAGCCTTTTTCATGTGCATGTTACTGACCCGTCTATTCCGCAGAATGCGTATCGGGAGTTTATTTTCCGTGAGATAAGGAAACTCCGTTTTCCGGTCGTTATCAAGCCGACAGTATTCTCGGGGGCGGTTGGATTCACTGTCTCACATAATTTTGATGATGCCGTAAAGGTGCTTGATGAATGGAAACTTGACTCGGACATACTTGTCGAAGAACAGATTGATGGGGAGATTTTCGGGATTGAAATATACGGAGCAGAGGGGCATTATCATGTTACGGAGCCGGTGATTTTTTCCGTGGATGGAGATGCGACCGCAGAAGGTCTTGACATTGTTAAGGAAGGACCTGTGACAGATGAGAAGTACCACATCCCGCATTTAAAAGCAGAAATGATTAGGATGTCAGATCTATACGGACTGAATGGTTTTGCACAGGCAGACCTGATCTTTTCTCAGGGAAAATGGTACATCATTGAGATCAATCCACGCTATACATTGATGTCAGATATTTCTGCCGCCATCGAGGGAAAAGATATAATCAGTCTTTACGGCGAACTTGCGACAGGACAGATTGGCGACGCTAAGGACAATCAGCGCAGTTTTGCTATTGATTTCAAGACAAGGCTCCTGGATAGAGAAGAAATCTGCAGACTGTGCGAAAAGTATAGCTGTATTGTATCGGTCATGAGGGTGCAGACTGCCGTATCTTCTGTCGGTTCTGCGGAATACTGCGAATTTGTCATGGCAGGTGAAGAACAGAAGAAGCTTAGGAGCGATATGCGCGCAATCAAAGGTGAAATCCGGGAGGAATAA
- a CDS encoding GNAT family N-acetyltransferase, translated as MSLQFVKASTSDALTLNGISKRAFDSDVQVGAPSAGGPPGYMSVSYHTKMARSNHLYKLTDNGLIVGGAILFLEKDKLNIGRIFVSPEHYRKGYGVYMMQEIETMFSNVKEFVLDTPIWNVRTNAFYTKLGYVEVSRDNEFIYYIKKCE; from the coding sequence ATGAGCCTACAATTTGTAAAAGCAAGCACTTCTGATGCTCTGACACTTAATGGAATATCTAAAAGAGCTTTTGATAGCGATGTTCAGGTTGGAGCACCTTCAGCTGGTGGGCCACCTGGATATATGTCTGTTTCTTATCACACAAAGATGGCCAGATCAAATCACTTGTATAAGCTCACGGACAATGGTCTTATTGTTGGCGGTGCGATTCTATTTTTGGAAAAAGACAAGTTGAACATCGGAAGGATCTTTGTAAGCCCGGAGCATTATCGCAAAGGCTATGGAGTCTACATGATGCAGGAAATTGAGACAATGTTTTCAAATGTAAAGGAATTTGTATTAGATACACCCATTTGGAATGTCAGAACAAACGCCTTTTATACCAAGCTGGGATATGTGGAAGTGAGTCGGGATAATGAATTCATTTATTATATTAAGAAATGTGAGTGA
- a CDS encoding GNAT family N-acetyltransferase — protein sequence MIKIELLSETNFCLESLDSYNRKQNVNKVYRRIDGEYVLIECKYTEDWDLSQKRSVAKQISSDDYITYIALENDKVVGFVGLLKKLNGPYMILDMMQVSSEYRGQGVGRRLFELGKAEARKAGAQALYISACSSEETIAFYRAMGSSLASIPIKELAEKEPYDLQMICPVIDCDRYSEMKLTENMIRWAECKLGSTEYAGWCLAFIEDALEISNHIEIFGGDSAKESCEMYKDALRGGVPERGAFVFYDCLCQSENGPVNWGHCGISFGDGRVIHAWDVVRIDDYLAIEKLTALTGDHPKYLGWVALERVLNQKPGV from the coding sequence ATGATAAAAATCGAATTATTATCAGAGACAAATTTCTGTTTAGAATCATTAGATTCATATAACAGAAAACAGAATGTAAATAAAGTATATCGAAGAATAGACGGAGAATATGTATTAATAGAATGCAAATATACCGAAGATTGGGACTTAAGCCAAAAGCGTTCTGTGGCAAAGCAAATAAGCAGTGATGACTATATTACATACATCGCATTAGAAAATGATAAAGTTGTTGGCTTTGTTGGGCTATTAAAGAAACTAAACGGTCCTTACATGATTCTTGATATGATGCAGGTATCTTCTGAATACAGAGGCCAAGGTGTTGGCAGACGATTATTTGAATTGGGAAAAGCGGAAGCAAGAAAAGCTGGTGCACAGGCTCTGTACATATCTGCCTGTTCTTCTGAGGAGACGATTGCATTTTACAGAGCAATGGGAAGTAGCCTGGCAAGCATTCCTATAAAAGAACTTGCTGAAAAGGAACCATATGACCTTCAGATGATCTGTCCTGTAATAGACTGCGACAGATACTCGGAGATGAAACTGACAGAGAATATGATTCGTTGGGCTGAATGCAAACTTGGCAGCACGGAATATGCAGGCTGGTGTCTTGCATTTATCGAGGATGCACTTGAAATCAGCAATCATATCGAAATATTTGGTGGAGATTCTGCAAAGGAATCCTGCGAGATGTACAAGGACGCGCTGCGAGGCGGAGTTCCGGAGCGAGGTGCTTTCGTATTCTATGACTGCCTGTGTCAAAGCGAAAACGGCCCAGTCAACTGGGGACATTGCGGCATTAGTTTCGGGGACGGTCGTGTGATCCATGCGTGGGACGTGGTCCGAATTGACGACTATCTGGCAATAGAAAAGCTGACGGCGCTGACCGGAGATCATCCGAAATACCTGGGATGGGTGGCGCTTGAACGCGTACTGAATCAAAAACCAGGAGTGTAA
- a CDS encoding GNAT family N-acetyltransferase — MSNVIFDMAGKDDISELVRLRIAYMIDDFGTISEYERQCMEEQLPGYFDRRLGKELIAFIARAEGRLVAAAYLLIIEKPANPFLPNGLDGEVLSVYTENEYRGKGICTQLMKNMIEFAKENKLCRIDLMATDEGYPVYKKVGFEDRTQKYLDMRLKL, encoded by the coding sequence ATGAGCAATGTTATTTTTGACATGGCCGGTAAAGATGACATATCTGAGTTGGTTCGTTTGAGAATTGCATATATGATAGACGATTTTGGAACTATCAGTGAATATGAGCGGCAATGTATGGAGGAACAACTTCCGGGATATTTTGACAGAAGACTTGGAAAAGAACTGATCGCATTTATTGCAAGGGCAGAAGGCCGGTTGGTGGCAGCGGCATATCTGCTGATCATTGAGAAGCCGGCGAACCCGTTTTTACCCAATGGACTTGATGGAGAAGTGCTCAGTGTATATACAGAGAATGAATACCGTGGAAAGGGTATCTGCACACAGCTGATGAAGAACATGATAGAGTTCGCGAAAGAAAACAAATTATGCCGAATAGACTTAATGGCAACAGATGAAGGTTATCCGGTCTATAAAAAAGTTGGCTTTGAAGACCGGACTCAGAAATACTTAGATATGCGTTTGAAGTTGTAA
- a CDS encoding IS91 family transposase has product MSNVTIQDVFEQFLPTIADRSFSDVQLNAIRCIRNCRTAEMGAHVSECESCHSTYIHYNSCKNRHCPMCQGMNIDEWIDLRREDVLDAPYFHTVFSIPSQLYALVYSNQKLLYDALYHAANKTLSELSKDPQHFGARIGYICVLHTWGSMLNYHPHLHVIVLGGGLDKNNHWKDKGHKFFLPVKVMSPVFRRYYLSELKLLHDTGKLKYTGQSSYLKNDYEFKELMNKLYETDWVVYSKRTFAGAQEVFQYLGKYTHRIAISNRRIVDMDEETVTFNAKDYKTDGKYHPMTISGEIFLSRFLLHVLPPGFVKIRYYGILACRCKKDNITLCRNLIGCQQYISRVRNKSVAEKLKILYNRDICTCAKCGSPLISYTVRGRYMLC; this is encoded by the coding sequence ATGAGTAATGTAACTATACAGGATGTTTTTGAACAGTTTCTTCCCACTATTGCTGACAGATCTTTTTCTGATGTGCAGCTAAATGCCATACGATGTATCAGGAATTGCCGGACTGCTGAAATGGGAGCACATGTCAGTGAGTGTGAATCCTGCCATTCAACTTACATCCACTATAATTCATGCAAGAACCGCCATTGTCCGATGTGTCAGGGCATGAACATAGATGAATGGATTGATCTACGCCGTGAGGATGTGCTGGATGCCCCATATTTTCACACAGTCTTTTCCATTCCAAGCCAACTTTATGCACTTGTGTATTCCAATCAGAAACTCCTATACGATGCTCTTTACCATGCAGCTAACAAAACACTCTCAGAATTATCAAAGGATCCCCAGCACTTTGGAGCCAGGATTGGTTACATCTGTGTTCTTCATACCTGGGGTTCCATGCTTAATTACCACCCACATCTGCATGTAATTGTTCTTGGCGGCGGGCTGGATAAAAACAATCACTGGAAAGACAAAGGCCATAAGTTTTTTCTTCCTGTAAAAGTCATGTCCCCTGTATTCAGGCGTTACTACTTAAGCGAGTTGAAGTTGTTACATGACACAGGAAAACTCAAATATACCGGCCAATCATCCTATCTTAAAAACGATTATGAATTCAAGGAACTGATGAATAAGCTGTATGAAACGGACTGGGTTGTCTATTCAAAGAGGACATTTGCCGGCGCACAGGAAGTTTTCCAGTATCTTGGAAAATATACTCATCGCATTGCCATCAGCAATCGTCGAATTGTAGACATGGACGAAGAAACAGTTACTTTCAACGCCAAGGATTATAAAACCGATGGTAAATACCATCCCATGACTATCTCAGGAGAGATCTTCTTATCAAGGTTCCTTCTTCATGTATTACCACCAGGTTTTGTAAAGATCAGATACTATGGGATTCTTGCCTGCCGCTGCAAGAAAGATAACATAACCCTTTGCAGGAACCTTATTGGCTGCCAGCAGTATATATCAAGGGTTAGAAATAAGAGCGTCGCAGAGAAACTTAAAATCCTATATAACCGTGATATCTGCACCTGCGCCAAATGCGGTTCTCCCCTTATTAGTTACACTGTAAGAGGCAGATACATGCTTTGTTAA
- a CDS encoding tyrosine-type recombinase/integrase has translation MDESLKRQIHEECRIRNRSEGTCKQYTYHIGKFLEWTGNKPFNELTLYDAREYIIKKRNDGVTPESCNGINSALVFFYRYILHITWDLDIVPRMKRNWTLPQVASRDDIEKLIDTSTNIRNKAIIALTYSSGLRVGEVCKLAPSDIYMSTMQVHVRNSKNHGDHWTILSERALELLKQYWYSCPEPRDTLFVTLRRPHRPLKPGAIQIMLKKVGAEAGIKIHPHVLRHSFATHLIEDDTKREYVQSMLGHRSPNSTAVYINVTNKSLMGIKSPLDRKKKSQRKGSSTSKKSSKKKSEGMKDE, from the coding sequence ATGGACGAATCATTAAAAAGACAGATTCATGAAGAGTGCAGGATCAGGAATCGGTCTGAGGGCACTTGTAAGCAATACACATATCATATAGGTAAATTTCTGGAATGGACCGGAAACAAACCTTTCAATGAACTTACGCTTTATGATGCGCGGGAATATATCATAAAAAAGCGAAATGATGGTGTCACGCCGGAAAGCTGTAATGGCATTAATTCTGCGCTTGTTTTCTTCTACAGATACATTCTTCACATCACCTGGGACCTTGATATAGTTCCCCGAATGAAGAGAAACTGGACGTTACCACAGGTTGCTTCCAGAGATGATATTGAAAAACTGATTGATACTTCTACAAATATCAGAAACAAAGCAATCATCGCTCTTACCTATTCCTCAGGCCTCAGAGTCGGTGAGGTTTGTAAGCTTGCTCCCTCAGATATTTACATGTCTACCATGCAGGTTCATGTAAGAAATTCAAAGAATCATGGTGATCACTGGACCATTCTGTCTGAAAGAGCTTTGGAACTTCTAAAACAGTATTGGTATTCCTGTCCTGAACCACGGGATACTCTATTTGTTACCCTTAGGAGACCTCATCGTCCCTTAAAGCCCGGCGCTATACAGATAATGCTCAAAAAAGTCGGAGCCGAAGCTGGTATCAAAATCCATCCCCACGTTCTTCGCCATTCCTTCGCAACACATCTTATTGAAGATGACACTAAGCGTGAGTATGTACAGTCCATGCTTGGACATAGGTCTCCCAATTCCACAGCAGTATACATAAATGTTACAAACAAATCTTTGATGGGTATAAAGAGTCCCCTGGACAGAAAAAAGAAATCCCAACGCAAGGGCTCTTCTACCAGCAAAAAGTCTTCAAAAAAGAAGTCTGAGGGCATGAAGGATGAGTAA